The genomic DNA GGACCGCTTGAATAATTCGCAAAATTTCATATGCATTGCGACCCACTTCTTTCGGATAAATAAGTTTAGAAATTATTCTTCCTTCGGGATCTATAAATACAGTAGCTCGAAAAGCAAGACCCGCTTCTTCATCTAATACTCTGTACGCTTTAGAAATTTGCTGATTACGATCGGAAAGCAAAGGATATTGAACTAATTTAGCGGAAGGTGAAACGTCTTTAAATACTTTATGAGCATAAACACTGTCTGTGCTTATTGCTAAAACTTCAGTATTTAATTGCTTTAACTCAGGATAAATAGCAGCGACCGCTGCCAATTCTGTCGGTCAAACAAATGTAAAATCACTTGAATAGAAAAATAAGATGATCCATTTCCCAATATAATCTTCTAACCGAAAAGACTTTACCTCACCATTTATATACCCATCTACCTCAAATGTTGGCGCAAAATCATCTCGAGTCGCACAAAATGGAGATGGACACTGTGGTGGGATTTGGTCTACCGTCAAGCGCTTTAATTCAGACATAGCATACACCCCTCTTTTTTTTATAAGGTAATGTATCATATGTTTCTAAATATTTATCGTAACTTCTTTATTTTTTTAACTCAATTTTCCTCCGCTACTTGCGTTTTTTGCACAAAAAAAGCTCTCTTAATAAGAGCCTTTTTTAAATCGTATTATTTCAGTCTGTTAACATTAATTGTTCTAATTGTAACGGTTCTATATAGTTTCCGTTTTTGTATGCCCTCATATTTCCGCCTGAAATTTCATCTATAAGAATAATTTGCCGATCTTCTCCTGCTCTGCCAAATTCTAATTTTATATCATACAGTTCAATGCCTTTTTTAGCTAATTCATCTTTTACAATTTGACTAATTTTTTTCGTTAAATCTTTTAATACTACATATTCATCCGCTGACAAAATCCCAAGCATATGAAGAGCATCTTGACTTATAGGCGGATCTTGACGTTCATCATCTTTCAAAGTCACCTCAACGAAAGCATCCAAGGCTTGTCCTTCTTTAGCATACATGCCGTACCTGCGTAGGAAACTTCCGACTGCTCTGTAACGGCAAATAACCTCAAGTCCATTCCCGAACATTGTTGCTGGTTTAACTGTCATCATAGCTTCTTCAATATTTGCATCTATGTAGTGAGTAGGGATACCTTTTTGTTTTAATTTTTCAAAAAAGTATTTCGTCAAGCTAAGTCCTGCTCTTCCTGCTCCTTCTATCTTTAACCCAACTGTATTAGCCCCAGGATCAAACACCCCATTTTCCCCTGTTACATCGTCTTTAAACTTAAGCAAATAATTCCCATCATCTAAAGCATACACATCTTTCGTTTTACCCGTATATATAAGCTTCATTTTACATGTCCTTTCCACATAAAGATTTTAACCGCTATTCCAAATGTAAAATAAATATATGATTTATTATATCACGTGGCAAATTACTAAAAGCAATGACCAATTTATTTTTTTATCTCCTCTTTTAAATCCCTTTAAAGCGTTGAATAGTTTACGCACATTAAGCAAATATTATAAGTGGAATTATCCCCAACCATTGGGCAAATTCCTAGCTAAATTATCTTTATGTCAGGAATAACAAGGAGGAAAGATACAAAAATGAACGAGCAACGTGCTAAAGAAATTGCTGCTTCTCCTATAATGGCAAATGTCATTCATGAAGGGGTTCCCATCTACATTCAACATGTTGATGACGCAAATGGAATTGCTAGAATTTAATAGAAGTGAAGTGGTTTCAGACTGTTGATAAACGCTCGTATTTTTTGTTACTTGCACCCTTGTTGTAAGCTATGAACGATTTGTTCTATTCGCTTCCGCCCCGTGTTGCGTGCCCGTGCTGATATGCGTTTTTAACCAGTCTCCAGAATTGATTCAATATTCATTTTGACTACTTCATTTTTAAAGGTGTGGCTTTCCCTCTTTAAATTATTATTTTTATAATTCTTTTAAACTGAATGAAGTGGTTTTTTTGCAATAATTTTTTTTGAAACCGAATGTAGAACTTTGACAATTTATGATGCCAAGCCGTTTCTTTAAATAAACAGTTAACCCATTTTCACATCTTCCTTTTCACTATTATGCACAGTAAAGTAAACGGCAAAAATACCCGCTATCATCATGAAGATCGGTACTACTATCGTAGAATATAAATTAAATTCTGGAGACCCAGAATACAAGAATGTTACTATTAAGATAGATGTTATGATCGTAGTGGCAACTGAGTTTTTCCTTAAACCAAAATATATCGGCACTAAAGAAATGATTGAATTAGTTAAGGCCAATAAAATAATGTTGGCTAACTGTTTTACAACGAATGGTAATGTTAATTCCCAAATAACAACACCGGATGTAACTTGTAACAAATAATAAAAACTATAAATAAGGAAAGATGATAATACGATTGAAAGAAATGTAAAAACAATGATAATAATCACTTTCGCCAATAAAATTTGTATTCGGTTAACTGGATAAGTAAATAACAAGAAGATAGTTTTATTTTTGTATTCCTCAATGATAAACTTGGAAATTAATACCCCTGCAAATAATACAAACACACCGTTTATAAATTGATTAACTATCTGTAAAATAACTTTATAGTCATTAGCAGTTGCGGTTCCTTCTGCACCTACTAAAAAAAAGAGTAACCAAGTAAAACCTAGAATACATAACGTACAAATAAATGATGCTACTATATTGCCTTTTATTTTAAATTTCGTTAATTCTAACTTTATAAGATTAAACATGCAAGCCACCTCTTTTTTCCCTTAGAAAATAATCTTCTTTAATACACTCTTTTCTGGCTTTTAAAGCGAGGATCTTCAATAAATATAATAATAAATGCATTGATAACGGTAATGATGAACTTTTCCTCTGAATTGATATGTCCATTACTATGTTCAATTAAATATAAAGTAAAATTAACTAATAGCACCATCCAATAAATTAATATTTTTAATTTTATAATGGCTAGTCTTTTTAAATTAAACATATCTTTTTTCTCCATTAATTAACTTCAAAAAATAATCCTCTAACGTACTTTGTTTTTTTGTAACGGATTCAATGTCCACGTCGTTTAATACGAAAGCTTTTGACAATTCATTCGTTGTAAATCCTGACTCATAAATTCTTATTAAATGCTGATCAAGAACTTTGAAGTTAGAAATATTTAGGATTCGATCTAAAACATAAGAAGCTTTCTTAACATCTTTTACCTGAACCTCAATAAACTCTACATGCTCCCCCTTAATATTTTCCATGGAGACTTCGGTTATTAACTTCCCTTCGCTAATTACCCCTATCGTATCAGCATTTTTTTCTAACTCACTCAAAATATGACTAGATATTAAGATCGTGACACCGTATTCCTTAGACAACATTTTAAATATTTCCCTAAACTCCTTAATTCCTACAGGATCTAAGCCATTGATTGGTTCGTCTAATATTAATAATTCTGGCTTCGTAATGATTGCTCTTGCCAGCCCCAATCTTTGCTTCATCCCTAATAAAAAATCCTTAACTTCCTTTCCCTCAATACCTTGTAAATTAACAAGTTTTAATACTTCGTCAATTGCATTTTCATTATGGAAGCCCATATATTTACAATGCAACTCCAAATTCTCTCTACCTGTAAGCTTTTCGTAAAAAATCGGATACTCAATAATAAGACCAAGCCTTTTAAAGATTTCATAAGATGTATTTGTAAGTTTCTCACCGAACATTTCAATTTCCCCGGCAGTTGGCTTTAAAAGACCTGTAATAAGCTTCATAACAGTCGTTTTCCCAGCACCATTCGGACCTAAAAAGCCATAAATTTTTCCTTTTTCGACTTTCAAATTGACATTTGAAATAACTTCTTTTCCATTAAAAATTTTTGTTAAATTATAAGTTTGTATTATAAATGACAAAAAATCTCTCCCCCTTTTGTTTTACTCCTTATAAATATATTTTATATATGTAATCTTTCAATTAACTAACATATATCTTAAAAAATTATTAAGTTGAGATCATTGACGAATCGGTTGTTGTTGGAAATGGCAACTTGTACAATGTTTTTAGTGCCATAAAAAAGAAAAACGATCATATTATATTGTTTGATAGTTATTTCAAAAATGCGTAAGTTCAAATATCATTTTGTTTATAATTATGATGACTCCATTAAATCATAGTATTTGTACCGTTATATTAATACAATTTATATAATACGAAGGAGTGTTTTTTCAATGAAAAAAGTTTTTATGCAGTTTTTGTTTCTAGTGAGTATATCATTTCTTTTAGTAGGTTGTAGCGCGGGGAATAAAAAATTTAATGATAAAAACTGGACCGATCACTTGGCGAAAACACAAAAAATTGAAGTGACATCACCGAACGAGGATAACGTGATTACTACGATTTCAGAAGATCAAGAAGTTAAAAACTTCATTGATTCGCTTAAACTTAATGAGTGGAAATCGAAAGAAATCCCTTCAGGAGCTGTGGAAGGAAATACAAAATGTACCAAGAAGATACGATTACAATTTCTGAATTAGGCAAAAACAATAACAAATTAAATGAAATTGCGGATATTACAGTGTATGAAAATATTCCTTATATTGAATTTCATATGAAAAATTATACATTTAGTTTCAAGGTTCCAAAAGAAGTGACCAAATATCTTTCTGAATATAAATAGTATAGGAGACTGTCTCAGAAGGGGTAATACAATAAAACCACAATGTTGATATATCAACATTGTTGAGCATTAAAGGGGCTTCCAATAGCTTAAAATCTAATTATTGGCCCCTTTCAGACTGTTGACAAACACTCGCATTCTGCGTTACTTGACTTCGTTGCCAAGCTTCTATTCGGCTTCCGCGTCGTGCTGCGTTCTTCTACTGTTAAGCGTTTTTAATTAGGCTGAGTAAGCAAATTCCCGAAAGGGTACCGCCCCCCGAAAGTTAGATTTATCACTCTAACTTTCGGGGATCGGTACCTTGCTACTCTTAAATGTATAACTATTTAGTTAAATTTCCCGACCACTTTAGGTTTGTAAGCTGGACTAAAATAGGCTGGCAATGCATAAGGTAAAGCTATTTTAGGTACAGTTTTTATAACTGGAGCAGAACCTGTTCCATAATAATAAGCTTGGAAAACAATTTTCGAACAGTAAGTTGGATTTTTCGACTTTATATTATCTGTAATAGCATAATGGTATTTTCTACCAACATAATTTCTAGAAGCCCAATCAGCGGCTGCATTCGCTATTTTTGAATTAGGAACTCTATAAACCGTTAATGTTTTCCTGTATTTTTTTACAAAATTATTTACTGACAAAACTTCTGGATAGTGTCTAGGGCCAGCTATATGTAAAACTTGAGTGGAGCTAAGTGCAATCCCAGCATGACCTGTCAAACCATTTTTAATAGTATGGTTAGAAATTAAAATATCGCCTTTTTTGATAGATGTAGTTATAGAGTTTGTAAGAGGATCTACTATTTCAAGTTTCTCATTAAAATCTTCTTCTAAATCATAAGAAATGCCGTTTTCTAATATTCCTGTAATCTCTAACCACTCTTCATAAGTTGTATCCTTTGATAATACATTATCATTTAATAAATGTACGTAATCATTTTTCAATGTGTTTGAAAAGCTCGATTCTTCATCAGTTAATTGGTTTTTTTGTGCATTAGTTTCATTAAGAGGTGTAAAAAATAAAAAAGAAATGATAATAATACTAAAAAACTTAAAAAACTTTTTCACCAGCAAAATCTCCTTTTTTAATTTTTACCATATTATTAAACTAAATGTTATTTATACTAAATACTAGCATATTTCCGAAAAAAACAATAGATTTATTATTTAATTTTCACTAGTATTCTCACTAGCATTGCATTAACATATTCAGATGATTTAAAATACTAGGAATTTAAAAAAATAATGTGATTGTAAAACAAAAAAATCCTTTACAATGGAAGTACAGGTGGTTCCTGTCCAAATCCAAATGTAAAGGAATACATCATGGACAAGAATACACTAATTACGTCATTTGGTAAATGGGTTTCACCAATAAATATTCAAAAGCTTTCTGAACTTGTTAAAGAACAAAAACAGGACTACTATACAAAGAAGTTTACAACGGAGTCTTATATTAAGTTTTTGCTTTTTGCCCAGCTTCATGAATATGAGAGCTTAGAAGAAATCAGTGATGCCCTTTTAGACGAAGATCTTCAGAAAATACTCGGATTTGAATCAATTAGTACATCTCAGTTATCACGAAAGAAAAATAATATCAATCCGCTCATTCTTTCTCATATGTTCTTGATTTTGTGTGGAAAATTCAACATTATCACATGAAAAGTGAAAAGAGAATGCCACTAAAAATCATTGATTCGAGTACTCTACCACTCAACTTAACTAACTATCAATGGGCGAAGTTTCGTCAAACAAAAGCAGGTGTAAAACTACATTTACGACTTGTATTCATGGATAAAAATGCTGTTTATCCAGAAAAAGCTGTCATTACAACGGCAAAAGAACATGACCGAAATCAGCTTGAAGTTCTGGTAGATGATAAAGAAGCTATGTACGTGTTTGATCGTGGCTATGTGGATTATGAACGATTTGATCGGATGACCGATGAAGGTTATTTTTTCGTATCACGACTGAAGAAAAATGCAGTCATTCGTGAAGTTCATTCTTTTTCAATTTCGGATGATTGCCCTGTACAATCCGACAAAAGGGTTTACATCGGTAGCATACAAAATCGAACAGAAAATGTCTTTCGTCTTCTTGAAGTCAAGGATACAAAAGGAAACTTCCTTCGTTTAATCACGAATCGCTTTGATTTAAGTGCTGAAGAAATCAGTGATATTTATCGTTCTCGTTGGGCCATTGAACTATTTTTCAAATGGCTGAAGCAGCACGTAGAAATTAAGCATTTTTATCGTATGAGTGAGACCGCGATTCAAAACCAAATTTTCTTAGCCCTTATCACCTATTGCCTAAATGTTCTCATTCAATTAGAGATGAAAAGTAGTAGTAAATCTTTACTTCGAATCACTCGCTGGTTAAAGAGAGCAATTTGGAAACCTTCTTATATTTGGACACGAAAGTTTGATGAACGCTCTAGTCCGTAAAAGAATCTTGTTGTTGTAACTCTGGGATAACTGTATATTGTTACCAAATGGACAGTACCACCTTTATTTAGGTCTTGTCTTTTTAATTCAAAAACGAAGAAATATATTAACAGAAAATTCTAACCCAATTTACGCAATGCTAATGAATTCATTTAGAAAACATTTTTTCCTCCTATTTATTAATTATCATATTTCATTAAATTCTAATAGACTGTTTTAACTTGCGTCCATTCCTTTCATGTTATCTTTCATAATCCATCTATGTAATAACTTAAAGAGAAGGTCTCTCTGCAGTTGTAACAACCGAACGAGCAAATAAATTTTAAAATTTAGCTTTTTCCTTTCATACTCCTGAAATTCTTATTACGAAGAATCTATTAAATACTACGTATACAGAGAGAGAATTCCCTCTATAATTGAACCCTTTTAACCCATTCCCTAAAAATAGAACTAAACTTAATTAAGAAGTTTCATCTTATATGCTTTTGAAACGATTCCTACCCTTGTTTGTACGTTCAGTTTCTTAGTTAAACTATTTATATAGTACTCTATCATTCTTTGCGAGTAATTCAATTCACTGGCAATTAGTTTATTTGGCATTTCATCGGCAATCATTTCAATTATTTTTAGTTCCTTTTGAGATATTTTTGATACTATTTTATCCAACATTATGCCTCCTTCATAAAGTTTAATTAAATTGTATCAAATTAACTGGGATTTTTTTTAACATTATTTTAATTTGCTCCAAATATGTATGTTTATGTATATTTTTATGTCCATTCAGCCCTATTTTTTCATTAGACAATTAGATACCTTTGTTGTTTTAAGAGTGCGTTCGCATTGGAATGAGCCTACTGCAACTATATTGTTTAACATAGGCTTTATCGGTAAGACAGCTTTGTATAATTTTTTCACGTATGATGAAAGCTTGAAAAAGTTTATAGTGGATTAAAAACAAATAGATATAAGTGGATAGAAATGAACAGCATCGAAGTTAAAATTAAATCGCTAAGCTTTTCAGAACGAAAGACCGACGCTCTAAAACCATAATAAATAAATTAGTTTTAAAGCTATCGGCTCGTTCAACAATGCTTTTAGTAACAGTTCAAACTAAGAGGTAAACTGCATTTAGGAAATAACGGCCAAATAACTAAATCATATTTAAATTAATTGATCATTTAATGTTAAATTTAGCTTTTAAAATATTCGATAATAGAATCCAACGCCCCAGAAAATCTTAATACTAGAAAGACAACACAAAAAATTGTAAATCCCAAACTTAATTTTTGCATCAGGGTTTTTTCTTTTTTATTTACGTTTGGCATAGTCCTTCCCCCTTTTGATAAATTTTTGATTTTGTACTTTTATATAACATTCCGACTACAATTGCTTATATGATAATTAACATGATAGTCGCATGTCTAGATAATGAGCCTGTTTCTAATACTCGCCTTAAATATTCATGTAAAATACTGAAGAAGATGAGCAACGGAATATTCCAAACAAAGAAATAATATAAGATTGTTCTTACAATAGAACCATTAAATAAATATCCAGAGCTATTTTTTTGACTCCTTTTAATCACACGGGCTAATAATATACGAGAAGCAATGTAGGTAAGGATAAATATTTGCAAAATCCCAAAAACAATATATTCAATTCTAACTGCTTCTAATAGACAGACAGTAACTAAATATATACTTGCATTTAAAAAAGTTAAAATATGAAGTAGTTTACTTCTACTTTTAAATAACTCTTGCGTATTTATCGGAATAGTAAACAATAATTCGCTATTAGTTGCATCATCAGACATTAATATATGCAAAGTGACCGTTATAATAACAAAAGTAAAAATATTAATTAAAACCGTCAATAATACCCCTGAAGAGGCAAATTGATTACGAATTTCAATTACACTCGTAAATAATATTGGTGAAACATAGACTGAGAACAGCTGTGGAGATCTAATTAAAAATAATAAATCTTTCTTTATAAAATGAGTATGAATATGTTTATGAATTACATTTGTTACGAATAATGAGTAGAATGATTTTTCTAAGTCTCTTGATGAAATTGTCAATAATCCTTTTTTATAACTATATGCTGTAATCCAATATGCAGCCGCAATGAAACATAAGGTATTTAAAGCAATAAAGATTGTAAACAAACCGACATCTATAAATTTTATATTATTAATCATTAAATATTTGGGATATTGTAATAAAAGATAAAGAAGATTTTCAATTAACTTATCCTGAATGAACAATAAAGATTTATAACCTTGCAAAAATACAATAATAACTATTACTCCAACAGAAGCAGCTGTCATTAGAGAATAAGCAACGGTTTTTAATCCTTTTCCTTTTGAAATTAAATAAGCAATAGCAAAAATAATATGAGTAATGGCACTAAAAAAAAATGACATTGCTACAATTTGTGGGATCGTAATTAAAACGATCTCTTTAGAAATATTTCCTGCAAGATAATTTGCCATTGCAAAAGGCATTAAAAACATAGTGTTAATAATAATAACTTCAATCGCAACGATTGAAAATCTTGATAAAATGATTTGAGAGTTCTTTACAGGGGCAATGAGAAGAATTTCTCGCTCCGGCGAGAGAAAATACTCCTTATAATATTTTTTTACAGCAGTTGAAAAAGAAATCAAACAGAGAAAAGCAAAGAATCCTACCATATACTTATTCATATTTTCTTGGATACCCTGCGGCAATAATCTAACAATAAAAAAAATCGTAAAAGTGATTAATAGAAATAATAAAATAATAGCAATTCTTTCAGCAATTTTTTCTTTTTTAGAACCTTTAGGGTTACGGCGATTAATTTTATATTTAAAGGAAAGATAGTTGATGAAGTTCATTAGACTACTCCCGTCCTTCTACAACAGATATTAAGTAATCTTCAACACTGACTAAATTTTCTCGTATCTCATTGACAAAAATATTTTCCTTAACAATAAGTCCATTATGAATAATAGAAACAGTATCTGCAATTTCTTCTATTGTATTTAGTGAGTGTGAAGATAAAAAAACAGTACCTCCATTTTGGGTATACTCCATTAACATTGCTTTAAATTGTTTAATACTTAATGGGTCTAAACCTAAAGTGGGTTCATCATAAACTAAAAGCTCTGGCTCATGAATAAGAGAGGATACGATTGAAACTTTCTGTTTATTCCCTCTTGAGAGGTTTTTAATCAAAGTATTTTTATACTTCTCTATTTCAAAATGACTAAGATATTTTTGAATTCTTTTCTCTATCTCTTTCAAATCTTCTAATCCAAATAAATATGCCATAAAGTTAAGATGTTCCAAAACCGTAAGTTTTTCAAAGACAGCCGGATAGTCTGGACAGTAACCGATATACTTTTTATGAGCTGGATGATTATAATCTATTTTTCTATCTTGAAAGATAACTTCCCCTTGATCAGGTATGATAATTCCCATTATGATTTTAATCGTTGTGGATTTACCAGCACCGTTTGTCCCTAAATACCCTGAAATTGTCCCTTTTTTAATCGTAAGGGAATCAATAGATAATACACATTGACCGTCATAATTTTTTTTTATTCCTTCCAAACGTAATATATCCAAGTTTGATTAACTCCTTTTATGTATATACCTAAATTTTGGAATATCTGAAATAATAGTATCCTTATTCCTTTAAATTGTCAAGATATAGGCTATCCAGGCAAGTTTTACCTTGCCGGATAGCCTTTTTATAATAAGCTTATAGGTTTAGCCAAGAATCATTCTGATAATCTCATACACTGAGTAACCTTTTAAAAACCAGTCAACAATTTTTCCTGGGTTATTTTTAATAAAGTTAAGAATTTTAAGAGCTTGTTCATAAGTTTTGGCTGTTGCAGCTACAGCTAAGTCCCAAGCCCATTTTAAAAATTTCGCTACTTTGTCCAAAGGTATTCTAGATACTAGTGCTTTTAAAGCATTATAGATTGCTGTTAACATTAGAAATCCTCCTAGTATAAAAAGTATTTTTTACCAAAGGCCTTTGGTACTTTCCATATTAAATGCAGAAGATGGAATAATCAATGGATTTTTCCTATTATTGCGTATCTCCGAAAAAATTGTCATTTTTTTTAATTCTATTATTAATTAATATTAAAAAGCCCTATATTTCCCATATTTATATACCAATATTCCTATTATTCTATAGATAAATTGTATGATTTACGTGTTTTCATTGTAATATATGTTGAAATTAATAAAAATATGGATAACATTATATATACTAATAACTGATGTAAATTTCTCAGTCATAAATACTTATCCTTTATAAGATTGGGCTTAACATGAAGCCTCCTCATACATGGCATGAATTATTCTACCGGGCCTACGCACCCCGCCATTCGAGGCTATCATTCTATGTAAAAGTAAGTGTATATATCCCTAAGTAGTTCTCGAAGTAGTACAGCATACTATAGTCTTAACTTCTATGAACTTTTTTGTGGCTTATCATAAAACTAAATACTGACAAAAGTCCAACACTGAATTTAATAACACCTATTGTTTGTAAGATTATTGGGTATGACATGATCCAGTAAATCGAACTCCTCTCTCGTATCTATGAATGTGTTGTACTTTTGCTGTTACTTTCATATAGATGGTCTCTTTTCCGCATAGTTAATGAAATTCCAAACCTTTTTATTTAGTTATTTCTCTTTCTTAATGGTTTACCTGAGTAGCTTGAAAGCCTATGATTTCAAATGCATGACATACGGTTCAATTTGCCAAGATCTCTTTTTGTGCTACACTATCTAATTTTTAACATAAGAAAGGAGTTTTTATCTATAAGAGTCAATAAAATACTGTTAACAATATAAATGTATCCATGAAACTAGTA from Bacillus aquiflavi includes the following:
- a CDS encoding YiiX/YebB-like N1pC/P60 family cysteine hydrolase, which produces MKKFFKFFSIIIISFLFFTPLNETNAQKNQLTDEESSFSNTLKNDYVHLLNDNVLSKDTTYEEWLEITGILENGISYDLEEDFNEKLEIVDPLTNSITTSIKKGDILISNHTIKNGLTGHAGIALSSTQVLHIAGPRHYPEVLSVNNFVKKYRKTLTVYRVPNSKIANAAADWASRNYVGRKYHYAITDNIKSKNPTYCSKIVFQAYYYGTGSAPVIKTVPKIALPYALPAYFSPAYKPKVVGKFN
- a CDS encoding phosphoribosylaminoimidazolesuccinocarboxamide synthase; the protein is MKLIYTGKTKDVYALDDGNYLLKFKDDVTGENGVFDPGANTVGLKIEGAGRAGLSLTKYFFEKLKQKGIPTHYIDANIEEAMMTVKPATMFGNGLEVICRYRAVGSFLRRYGMYAKEGQALDAFVEVTLKDDERQDPPISQDALHMLGILSADEYVVLKDLTKKISQIVKDELAKKGIELYDIKLEFGRAGEDRQIILIDEISGGNMRAYKNGNYIEPLQLEQLMLTD
- a CDS encoding ATP-binding cassette domain-containing protein, which gives rise to MSFIIQTYNLTKIFNGKEVISNVNLKVEKGKIYGFLGPNGAGKTTVMKLITGLLKPTAGEIEMFGEKLTNTSYEIFKRLGLIIEYPIFYEKLTGRENLELHCKYMGFHNENAIDEVLKLVNLQGIEGKEVKDFLLGMKQRLGLARAIITKPELLILDEPINGLDPVGIKEFREIFKMLSKEYGVTILISSHILSELEKNADTIGVISEGKLITEVSMENIKGEHVEFIEVQVKDVKKASYVLDRILNISNFKVLDQHLIRIYESGFTTNELSKAFVLNDVDIESVTKKQSTLEDYFLKLINGEKRYV
- a CDS encoding peroxiredoxin — its product is MSELKRLTVDQIPPQCPSPFCATRDDFAPTFEVDGYINGEVKSFRLEDYIGKWIILFFYSSDFTFVUPTELAAVAAIYPELKQLNTEVLAISTDSVYAHKVFKDVSPSAKLVQYPLLSDRNQQISKAYRVLDEEAGLAFRATVFIDPEGRIISKLIYPKEVGRNAYEILRIIQAVQFGKRTGLGAPANWVPGMPGIKRDIKNAGTI
- a CDS encoding elicitor-associated permease-like protein — protein: MNFINYLSFKYKINRRNPKGSKKEKIAERIAIILLFLLITFTIFFIVRLLPQGIQENMNKYMVGFFAFLCLISFSTAVKKYYKEYFLSPEREILLIAPVKNSQIILSRFSIVAIEVIIINTMFLMPFAMANYLAGNISKEIVLITIPQIVAMSFFFSAITHIIFAIAYLISKGKGLKTVAYSLMTAASVGVIVIIVFLQGYKSLLFIQDKLIENLLYLLLQYPKYLMINNIKFIDVGLFTIFIALNTLCFIAAAYWITAYSYKKGLLTISSRDLEKSFYSLFVTNVIHKHIHTHFIKKDLLFLIRSPQLFSVYVSPILFTSVIEIRNQFASSGVLLTVLINIFTFVIITVTLHILMSDDATNSELLFTIPINTQELFKSRSKLLHILTFLNASIYLVTVCLLEAVRIEYIVFGILQIFILTYIASRILLARVIKRSQKNSSGYLFNGSIVRTILYYFFVWNIPLLIFFSILHEYLRRVLETGSLSRHATIMLIII
- a CDS encoding ABC transporter ATP-binding protein, producing the protein MDILRLEGIKKNYDGQCVLSIDSLTIKKGTISGYLGTNGAGKSTTIKIIMGIIIPDQGEVIFQDRKIDYNHPAHKKYIGYCPDYPAVFEKLTVLEHLNFMAYLFGLEDLKEIEKRIQKYLSHFEIEKYKNTLIKNLSRGNKQKVSIVSSLIHEPELLVYDEPTLGLDPLSIKQFKAMLMEYTQNGGTVFLSSHSLNTIEEIADTVSIIHNGLIVKENIFVNEIRENLVSVEDYLISVVEGRE
- a CDS encoding ABC transporter permease; amino-acid sequence: MFNLIKLELTKFKIKGNIVASFICTLCILGFTWLLFFLVGAEGTATANDYKVILQIVNQFINGVFVLFAGVLISKFIIEEYKNKTIFLLFTYPVNRIQILLAKVIIIIVFTFLSIVLSSFLIYSFYYLLQVTSGVVIWELTLPFVVKQLANIILLALTNSIISLVPIYFGLRKNSVATTIITSILIVTFLYSGSPEFNLYSTIVVPIFMMIAGIFAVYFTVHNSEKEDVKMG
- a CDS encoding response regulator transcription factor; amino-acid sequence: MDKIVSKISQKELKIIEMIADEMPNKLIASELNYSQRMIEYYINSLTKKLNVQTRVGIVSKAYKMKLLN
- a CDS encoding AMEP412 family response elicitor, with translation MLTAIYNALKALVSRIPLDKVAKFLKWAWDLAVAATAKTYEQALKILNFIKNNPGKIVDWFLKGYSVYEIIRMILG